In one Niveibacterium umoris genomic region, the following are encoded:
- a CDS encoding ATP-binding protein, whose product MIAVEPKKPLLLLVDDQAANLHVLVASLKAHYRIKTATSGVLALQLARQEEDRPHLVLLDVMMPEVSGLDVLRALRADPATREVAVIVVTADTSESSQLEALELGADDFLTKPVVPALLLARVRNLLRRKQAEARFRRVIEASPSALMIVDAARRIRFANPGAAAIFGYTPEQMTGMAHEALIPPAARERHHAYFAQFMAQPLSRGMGGGRELCAVRADGSEFPCEVGLSPIEAEEGQQILVSVVDMSNRAKIEARLRELNDDLEHRVSERTAELEARNRELLDAFSKLSVAREQVTQAEKLASLGRLVASFAHDIGNPIGNVATLTSMLADKQRDLREQIANGALKRSDLDAFLAVSEESGALVMRNLERARELLVTFKQLALDQATSQRRELDLLVWLGQLSYTLSPALAEGGHHIVLDVPAGLTLATVPGLLGQVITNLVSNAVTHAYAGRRGGLIRIAATRTGDGWTELTVADDGAGISAHDLPRVFEPFFTTRAGQGGTGLGLDIVRSIVEESLAGRIAVRSEAGCGATFTIYLPGATAV is encoded by the coding sequence ATGATCGCTGTCGAACCGAAGAAACCCTTGCTGCTGCTGGTCGATGACCAGGCGGCCAACCTTCATGTGCTGGTCGCGTCGCTCAAGGCTCACTACCGGATCAAGACGGCGACCAGCGGCGTGCTGGCGTTGCAACTGGCGCGTCAGGAGGAAGACCGTCCCCACCTCGTCCTGCTCGATGTGATGATGCCCGAGGTATCCGGGCTCGACGTCCTGCGCGCGCTGCGGGCGGACCCGGCGACACGGGAGGTGGCCGTGATCGTGGTCACCGCGGATACCTCGGAGTCGAGCCAGCTCGAAGCCCTTGAACTGGGGGCCGATGACTTCCTCACCAAGCCGGTGGTGCCGGCCCTGCTGCTCGCGCGGGTGCGCAACCTGTTGCGCCGCAAGCAGGCGGAAGCCCGTTTCCGGCGGGTCATCGAGGCCTCGCCCTCGGCGCTGATGATCGTCGACGCGGCGCGGCGCATCCGCTTCGCCAATCCCGGTGCCGCTGCGATTTTTGGCTACACGCCCGAGCAGATGACCGGCATGGCCCATGAGGCGCTGATCCCGCCCGCGGCGCGCGAACGCCACCACGCGTATTTCGCGCAGTTCATGGCCCAACCGCTGTCGCGGGGTATGGGCGGTGGACGCGAGCTGTGTGCGGTGCGCGCCGACGGCAGCGAGTTTCCCTGCGAGGTGGGCCTGAGCCCGATCGAAGCGGAGGAAGGGCAGCAGATCCTGGTGTCGGTGGTCGACATGAGCAATCGCGCGAAGATCGAAGCGCGGCTGCGCGAACTCAATGACGATCTCGAGCACCGCGTCAGTGAGCGCACCGCCGAGCTCGAGGCGCGCAATCGCGAGCTCCTCGATGCCTTCAGCAAACTGTCCGTCGCGCGGGAGCAGGTGACCCAGGCCGAGAAACTCGCGTCCCTCGGCCGCCTGGTGGCGAGCTTCGCGCACGACATCGGCAATCCGATCGGCAACGTGGCGACCCTGACTTCGATGCTGGCCGACAAGCAGCGCGACCTGCGCGAACAGATCGCGAACGGCGCCCTCAAGCGTTCCGATCTTGACGCCTTTCTTGCCGTCAGCGAAGAGAGCGGTGCACTGGTCATGCGCAATCTCGAGCGCGCGCGCGAATTGCTGGTGACCTTCAAGCAGCTCGCGCTCGATCAGGCGACGTCGCAGCGCCGCGAGCTGGATCTGCTCGTATGGCTGGGCCAGCTCAGCTACACGCTGTCGCCGGCACTGGCCGAGGGGGGCCACCACATCGTGCTCGATGTGCCGGCCGGGCTGACGCTTGCGACCGTGCCGGGCTTGCTGGGTCAGGTGATCACCAACCTCGTTTCGAACGCGGTGACCCATGCGTATGCGGGCCGGCGCGGCGGCTTGATCCGGATCGCCGCCACCCGCACCGGCGATGGCTGGACCGAGCTGACGGTGGCCGACGATGGTGCAGGGATCAGCGCGCATGACCTGCCGCGGGTATTCGAGCCCTTCTTCACCACCCGCGCGGGACAGGGCGGTACCGGGCTCGGGCTCGACATCGTCCGCAGCATTGTCGAAGAGTCACTGGCCGGGCGCATTGCGGTGCGTAGCGAGGCCGGATGCGGTGCGACCTTCACGATCTATCTGCCCGGCGCGACCGCGGTTTGA
- the ylqF gene encoding ribosome biogenesis GTPase YlqF, whose product MAIQWFPGHMASARKKAAESLKIIDIVIEVLDARIPEASRNPMIEELRRFRQRPCLKLLNKADLADPEATRAWLDYYNAQPGVLALALSFKKPADVARIVPACKRLAPHRDDNTKPLRMMIMGIPNVGKSTLMNALLKRKVAAVGDEPAVTKGQQTLDLGPGMTLTDTPGLLWPKIMFDSDGYMLAASHAVGTNAVNEEEVASFLAEVLLARYPTQLGARYKFDPRGFDGPAVVEEIARRRGCRMKGGDLDLEKAALILLTDYRGGMLGRISLETPDTRSAMLAKAAQATPAAADGDAVDLETPDEATPDGSAS is encoded by the coding sequence ATGGCGATCCAGTGGTTCCCCGGACACATGGCTTCGGCGCGCAAGAAAGCGGCCGAGAGTCTCAAGATCATCGACATCGTCATCGAGGTGCTCGACGCGCGCATCCCGGAGGCGAGCCGCAACCCGATGATCGAGGAACTGCGCCGGTTCCGGCAGCGGCCCTGCCTCAAGCTGCTGAACAAGGCCGACCTCGCCGACCCGGAAGCGACCCGCGCCTGGCTCGACTACTACAACGCCCAGCCGGGCGTATTGGCGCTCGCGCTGTCGTTCAAGAAGCCGGCTGATGTCGCGCGCATCGTGCCGGCCTGCAAGCGGCTCGCGCCGCATCGCGACGACAACACCAAGCCGCTGCGCATGATGATCATGGGCATCCCCAACGTCGGCAAATCGACGCTGATGAACGCGCTGCTCAAGCGCAAGGTAGCTGCGGTGGGCGATGAGCCGGCGGTGACCAAGGGCCAGCAGACGCTTGACCTGGGGCCGGGCATGACGCTCACCGACACGCCTGGTCTGCTGTGGCCGAAGATCATGTTCGACAGCGACGGCTACATGCTGGCCGCCAGCCATGCGGTCGGCACCAACGCGGTCAACGAGGAAGAGGTCGCCTCCTTCCTCGCCGAGGTATTGCTGGCGCGCTATCCGACCCAGCTCGGCGCGCGCTACAAGTTCGACCCGCGGGGCTTTGACGGCCCGGCGGTGGTCGAAGAAATTGCGCGGCGGCGCGGTTGCCGCATGAAGGGTGGCGATCTGGATCTGGAGAAGGCAGCGCTGATCCTGCTTACCGACTATCGCGGCGGCATGCTCGGCCGCATCAGCCTTGAAACGCCGGATACCCGGTCGGCGATGCTTGCGAAGGCGGCCCAGGCCACACCTGCGGCCGCCGACGGCGACGCAGTTGACCTGGAGACGCCCGACGAAGCGACGCCGGACGGGTCCGCAAGCTGA
- a CDS encoding phosphate/phosphite/phosphonate ABC transporter substrate-binding protein, with protein sequence MLRCLLALLALCFGTASVRAADAQGYRFSPVNQHSVPVTASLWNPILDYVSRKSGVPLSLKIGRTSADTTSYVLAQEVDFAFTNHLFSPEREKLGWRVFARRDDPLVHGVIAVPADSPVKQLADLAGKEVAFPGPEAFIAYKNPYAQLLQRKIAVKVVFAGNTDGSLVQLDSGKVAAVGANQQLLDGWARREGRQYRILWTSDPYPDLALMVSPRVVPKDAAAVAAAFIGMSENPEGQAVLKAAAEAAKLPPFRFVSATGAEYEPYRRFYRDAPAELR encoded by the coding sequence ATGCTGCGATGCTTGCTTGCCCTGTTGGCGCTGTGTTTTGGCACGGCATCGGTGCGTGCTGCCGATGCCCAAGGCTACCGCTTTTCGCCGGTCAACCAGCACAGCGTGCCAGTGACGGCGTCGCTCTGGAATCCGATTCTCGACTATGTGTCGCGCAAGAGCGGCGTGCCGCTGAGTCTGAAGATCGGGCGGACCTCCGCTGACACGACCAGCTATGTGCTGGCACAGGAGGTCGATTTCGCCTTCACCAACCATCTCTTTTCGCCGGAGCGGGAAAAGCTCGGCTGGCGGGTGTTCGCGCGTCGTGACGACCCGCTTGTGCATGGAGTGATCGCGGTGCCGGCCGATTCGCCGGTAAAGCAGCTTGCCGACCTGGCCGGCAAGGAAGTGGCCTTTCCCGGCCCCGAGGCCTTCATCGCCTACAAGAACCCTTACGCACAGCTCTTGCAGCGCAAGATCGCGGTGAAAGTGGTCTTCGCCGGCAATACCGACGGTTCGCTTGTGCAACTGGACAGCGGAAAGGTCGCCGCAGTCGGTGCCAACCAGCAGTTGCTGGACGGCTGGGCGCGACGCGAAGGCCGCCAGTACCGGATTCTGTGGACCTCCGACCCATACCCCGATCTGGCCCTGATGGTGTCGCCACGAGTGGTACCCAAGGATGCTGCTGCGGTTGCCGCCGCCTTCATCGGCATGAGCGAGAACCCCGAAGGTCAGGCCGTGCTGAAGGCCGCAGCCGAAGCCGCCAAGCTGCCGCCATTCCGCTTCGTGAGCGCGACCGGCGCCGAATACGAACCCTACCGGCGCTTCTACCGCGACGCGCCGGCTGAACTGCGCTAG
- a CDS encoding putative bifunctional diguanylate cyclase/phosphodiesterase yields the protein MRLLPRSLINRITLLVGVVLLLLALFGAALFLRGMFKDVIGDTQENAQMVIEVVAVAVTDSVVVNDYDAIRRTLEKALVRAPFESAVFIAMDATRLEVLGHATPASDAPGWLIRRVENELAEVNRAITVGGRDYGVIRLNFAAARIAGNIWSLSLHALGLLLGAFALGLAAVRLALGQWLGYLKQLGQAGRQVIDGQIETIALDADAPSEVKQAMEAISRSTESLRTHFGSRIDALMDSLVQQKNAMDEAAIVSEFDPAARLTYVNDLFCRTVGVSREQLIGDLITRWGDVGPEGAAAPAVWHGEVSLRRRDGARLYFQRTVVPIFDTDKALQRQICIDFDVTGEVKARNELRKLSLAVENSGSAIMMTDANAIIGYVNPQFSAMTGYSLAEVKGQSALLLRAESTPLDTYEQIWLALFSGHTWRGEFADRRKDGAEFRCQKVISTISHGNGAPEQYVWVMEDVTDRIRSEETIHRLAFVDTLTGLPNRRAFRARADELLKMARRNDEGFAILYFDLDRFKSVNDRFGHGVGDQLLSEASRRIQGCLREVDVVSRFGGDEFAALITSTADPVEVSQVARRIIDALEAVFAFGDNEAFISTSIGIALYPRDAAEISELLRCADLALYRAKDQGRGTAVFFSQAIEHENRERMELEHALRNVLGSEQLFLEYQPKLSLRDGRVIGAEALLRWQHPTRGRIGPDRFIPIAEESRMIVPIGRWVVRSVCQQIREWRAAGMGGMQVAINLSGLQFKSETLLQDIVEALAENGLEASCLELELTESLTIENPEQTIELMKRFRAMGISIAIDDFGQGHSALAYLKRFPLNTLKIDRAFVRDLTTNPDDEAIVHMLVALAKTLNLSLVAEGVETVAQLQYLRDLDVDAIQGYWFSRPLLAADFGAFCRAHATRGVHLPWAPVEPPATAQIG from the coding sequence ATGCGCCTGCTGCCGCGCTCGCTGATCAACCGCATCACGTTGCTGGTGGGCGTGGTGCTGCTGCTGCTTGCACTCTTCGGTGCAGCCCTGTTCCTGCGCGGCATGTTCAAGGACGTGATCGGCGACACGCAGGAAAACGCGCAGATGGTGATCGAGGTGGTGGCCGTCGCGGTGACCGATAGCGTCGTCGTCAACGACTACGACGCGATCCGCCGTACGCTGGAGAAGGCGCTGGTGCGGGCACCGTTCGAGTCCGCGGTGTTCATCGCGATGGATGCCACCAGGCTGGAGGTGCTCGGACACGCCACCCCTGCCAGCGATGCGCCGGGCTGGCTGATCCGGCGTGTCGAGAACGAATTGGCCGAGGTGAACCGGGCGATCACCGTGGGCGGCAGGGACTATGGCGTGATTCGCCTGAATTTCGCCGCTGCCCGCATCGCGGGGAACATCTGGTCGCTGTCGCTGCACGCCCTGGGCCTGCTGCTGGGGGCCTTCGCGCTGGGGCTCGCCGCGGTGCGTCTGGCGCTGGGGCAGTGGCTCGGCTACCTCAAGCAACTCGGTCAGGCCGGGCGGCAAGTGATCGACGGGCAAATCGAGACGATCGCCCTGGATGCCGACGCGCCGTCCGAAGTGAAGCAGGCGATGGAGGCGATCAGCCGTTCGACCGAGAGCCTGCGGACGCATTTCGGCAGCCGCATCGATGCGCTGATGGACAGTCTGGTGCAGCAGAAGAACGCGATGGACGAGGCGGCCATCGTGTCGGAGTTCGATCCCGCCGCTCGCCTGACCTATGTGAACGACCTCTTTTGCCGCACCGTCGGCGTGAGCCGGGAACAACTCATCGGCGACCTGATCACGCGCTGGGGTGACGTGGGGCCGGAGGGCGCCGCTGCGCCGGCGGTGTGGCACGGTGAGGTGTCGCTGCGACGTCGCGACGGCGCGCGCCTTTACTTCCAGCGCACCGTGGTGCCGATCTTCGATACCGACAAGGCGTTGCAGCGACAGATCTGCATCGACTTCGACGTTACCGGCGAAGTGAAGGCACGCAACGAGTTGCGCAAGCTATCGCTGGCCGTCGAGAACTCGGGCTCGGCGATCATGATGACCGACGCGAACGCGATCATCGGCTACGTCAATCCGCAGTTCAGTGCCATGACCGGCTATTCGCTGGCCGAGGTCAAGGGTCAGTCGGCCTTGTTGCTGCGCGCGGAATCGACGCCGCTGGACACCTATGAACAGATCTGGCTGGCGCTGTTTTCAGGCCACACCTGGCGCGGCGAGTTCGCCGACCGGCGCAAGGATGGCGCGGAGTTCCGCTGCCAGAAGGTGATCTCGACGATCAGCCATGGCAACGGGGCGCCGGAACAATACGTGTGGGTCATGGAAGACGTGACCGATCGCATCCGCAGCGAGGAGACGATCCATCGCCTGGCCTTCGTCGATACGCTGACCGGGCTGCCCAACCGCCGCGCTTTCCGCGCCCGCGCGGACGAATTGCTGAAGATGGCGCGTCGCAACGATGAGGGCTTCGCGATCCTGTACTTCGATCTGGATCGCTTCAAGAGCGTCAATGATCGATTCGGGCATGGCGTTGGCGACCAGTTGTTGAGCGAGGCGTCGCGTCGCATCCAGGGCTGCTTGCGCGAGGTGGACGTGGTCAGTCGCTTTGGCGGCGACGAATTCGCCGCGCTGATTACCTCCACCGCCGACCCGGTCGAAGTCTCGCAGGTGGCGCGGCGCATCATCGACGCGCTCGAAGCGGTGTTCGCATTTGGCGACAACGAAGCTTTCATCTCGACCAGCATCGGCATCGCGCTGTATCCGCGCGACGCCGCTGAGATCAGCGAGCTGCTGCGCTGCGCCGATCTGGCGCTCTACCGTGCCAAGGATCAGGGCCGCGGGACGGCGGTGTTCTTCTCGCAGGCGATCGAACACGAGAACCGCGAGCGCATGGAGCTGGAACATGCGCTGCGCAACGTGCTCGGCAGCGAACAGCTGTTTCTCGAATACCAGCCCAAGTTGTCCTTGCGCGACGGCCGGGTCATCGGTGCCGAGGCGTTGCTGCGCTGGCAGCACCCGACCCGCGGGCGGATCGGCCCCGACCGTTTCATCCCAATCGCGGAAGAGTCGCGCATGATCGTGCCGATCGGCCGCTGGGTGGTGCGCAGCGTGTGCCAACAGATCCGCGAGTGGCGCGCCGCGGGCATGGGCGGGATGCAGGTGGCGATCAACCTGTCGGGCCTGCAGTTCAAGTCTGAAACGCTTCTGCAGGACATCGTCGAGGCGCTTGCCGAAAACGGGCTGGAGGCCTCGTGCCTGGAGCTGGAACTCACCGAGAGCCTGACCATCGAGAACCCCGAGCAGACGATCGAGCTGATGAAGCGTTTTCGCGCCATGGGCATCAGCATCGCCATCGACGACTTCGGCCAGGGGCATTCGGCGCTCGCCTACCTGAAGCGCTTCCCGCTCAATACGCTGAAGATCGATCGTGCCTTCGTACGTGACCTGACGACGAATCCTGACGACGAGGCGATCGTGCACATGCTCGTCGCGCTGGCCAAGACGCTGAACCTGTCGCTGGTGGCCGAAGGTGTCGAGACGGTCGCGCAATTGCAGTACCTGCGTGATCTGGATGTCGATGCGATCCAGGGTTACTGGTTCAGCCGGCCGCTTCTCGCTGCCGATTTCGGTGCGTTCTGCCGCGCGCATGCCACCAGGGGCGTGCACTTGCCGTGGGCGCCGGTCGAGCCGCCGGCGACGGCGCAAATCGGGTAG
- a CDS encoding SlyX family protein — protein MQEQITRLEVKLSFAEDLLDELNRTVFRQQQQIDQLQKHVLALTEQVRAVASSGHGVGESRDLRDEIPPHY, from the coding sequence ATGCAGGAACAGATCACACGCCTCGAAGTGAAGCTGAGTTTTGCCGAGGATCTGCTCGATGAACTCAACCGCACCGTGTTCCGGCAGCAGCAGCAGATCGACCAACTGCAGAAACATGTGCTCGCGCTGACCGAGCAGGTGCGCGCAGTCGCTTCCAGCGGACACGGCGTCGGCGAATCGCGCGACCTGCGCGACGAAATCCCGCCGCACTATTAG
- a CDS encoding PilZ domain-containing protein, giving the protein MSDTPISNERRNRQRFAAQREGRTIFWVELDGHRLPLNDLSLEGFGYGSAIEPELGLEFPFALRLEGIPDRVRGRARIVNYVANANGGQVGCRFLSFEGDGAFDLHDWLTVHVITSASVRISEQEAKAIVAGPSLI; this is encoded by the coding sequence ATGAGCGACACGCCGATCAGTAACGAACGCCGCAACCGCCAGCGCTTTGCCGCCCAGCGCGAAGGCCGCACGATCTTCTGGGTCGAACTCGATGGCCACCGGCTACCGCTGAATGATCTTTCGCTGGAGGGCTTTGGCTACGGATCCGCGATCGAACCGGAACTGGGGCTGGAGTTCCCGTTCGCGCTGCGACTGGAGGGGATCCCGGACCGCGTGCGGGGCCGTGCCCGCATCGTCAATTACGTTGCCAACGCCAACGGTGGCCAGGTCGGCTGCCGCTTTCTGTCGTTCGAAGGCGATGGCGCGTTCGATCTGCACGACTGGCTGACGGTACATGTCATCACCAGCGCGTCGGTACGCATTTCCGAACAGGAGGCGAAGGCTATCGTCGCCGGGCCTTCGCTGATCTGA
- the dsbD gene encoding protein-disulfide reductase DsbD encodes MTNCPMGYELMKRFTTLLFALMLGSAHAAPDLLEPEKAFSVSGRAADPQSVELQLGIAKGYYLYKHRFAFAPAEAAVKLGEPRYPAGERKQDEFFGEVEIYRSDMQVAVPVAVGEVRDGSVLRVTYQGCAEVGVCYPPVTTEVTLGQTGGGVFKRAFGKLAAAPSDSTAPAATPGIAKIEPVSGDESGRLAALLGSGNLALVLLSFFGAGLLLAFTPCMLPMLPILSGIIVGQGVHVGRVRSAMLASTYVLGMALTYAIAGVAAGLSGTLLSSALQNAWVLGGFAAIFVALSGAMFGFYDLQLPSALQSRLSNSANHQRGGSFIGVAVMGVLSALIVGPCVAAPLAGALLYIAKTGDAVLGGLALFVMALGMGAPLILLAVAARGLLPHAGPWMESIKQAFGVLLLALALWLVTPVLPEVVVMLAWAALAIVCAVFLHALDPLPPNAHGVRRFWKGVGVVLLIAGGALLLGALGGARDPLQPLGFLRGASAAEASPKLVFEKVKTLQELDARLAEGRPVMLDFYADWCVSCKEMERFSFSDARVVSALKDTLLLQADVTANSPADQALLKRFGLFGPPGIVFFDRNGQEIRSTRVVGYQKADDFLATLSRRAE; translated from the coding sequence ATGACCAACTGCCCGATGGGCTATGAACTGATGAAGCGATTCACGACACTGTTGTTCGCCCTGATGCTGGGCAGCGCGCATGCCGCCCCCGACCTGCTGGAACCGGAGAAGGCCTTCTCCGTCAGCGGGCGCGCCGCAGACCCGCAGAGCGTCGAACTCCAGTTGGGCATCGCCAAGGGTTACTACCTCTACAAGCACCGATTCGCGTTCGCACCCGCCGAGGCCGCCGTCAAATTGGGCGAGCCGCGATACCCCGCGGGCGAGCGCAAGCAGGACGAGTTCTTCGGCGAAGTCGAGATCTATCGCAGTGACATGCAGGTCGCCGTGCCGGTCGCGGTCGGCGAGGTACGCGACGGTTCTGTGCTGCGCGTGACCTATCAGGGCTGCGCCGAAGTCGGCGTCTGCTATCCGCCGGTGACGACCGAGGTGACCCTCGGCCAGACAGGCGGCGGCGTGTTCAAGCGAGCCTTCGGCAAGCTCGCCGCGGCGCCGTCCGACAGCACCGCACCGGCTGCCACTCCTGGCATTGCGAAGATCGAACCGGTCAGCGGCGACGAGAGCGGCCGCCTTGCTGCGCTGCTCGGCAGCGGCAATCTTGCGCTGGTCTTGCTGAGTTTCTTCGGCGCCGGCCTTTTGCTGGCCTTCACGCCGTGCATGCTGCCAATGCTGCCCATCCTCTCTGGCATCATCGTCGGGCAGGGGGTACATGTGGGCCGCGTGCGCTCCGCAATGCTGGCGAGCACCTATGTGCTCGGCATGGCGCTGACCTACGCCATTGCCGGTGTCGCAGCCGGGCTTTCGGGCACCTTGCTGTCGAGCGCGCTGCAGAATGCTTGGGTGCTGGGCGGATTCGCCGCGATCTTCGTCGCCCTGTCCGGCGCGATGTTCGGTTTCTACGACCTGCAACTGCCCAGCGCGCTGCAAAGCAGACTCTCCAATTCGGCCAATCACCAGCGCGGCGGCTCATTCATCGGCGTAGCGGTGATGGGGGTGCTCTCCGCCCTGATCGTCGGGCCCTGCGTCGCGGCGCCGCTCGCCGGGGCGCTGCTGTACATCGCGAAAACCGGAGATGCCGTGCTCGGCGGCCTTGCGCTGTTCGTAATGGCGCTCGGGATGGGTGCGCCGCTGATCCTGCTTGCCGTTGCCGCACGTGGCCTGCTGCCGCACGCGGGCCCATGGATGGAATCGATCAAGCAGGCTTTCGGCGTCCTCCTGCTGGCGCTGGCGCTTTGGCTGGTCACGCCGGTACTGCCGGAAGTCGTCGTGATGCTCGCCTGGGCGGCGCTGGCGATCGTCTGCGCGGTGTTCCTGCACGCGCTCGATCCGCTGCCGCCCAACGCCCACGGCGTGCGCCGATTCTGGAAAGGCGTCGGCGTCGTGCTGCTGATCGCCGGTGGCGCCTTGCTGCTGGGCGCCCTCGGTGGCGCCCGCGATCCCTTGCAACCGCTGGGCTTCCTGCGCGGCGCGAGCGCGGCAGAGGCATCGCCAAAGCTCGTCTTCGAGAAAGTGAAAACGCTGCAGGAACTCGACGCGCGACTTGCAGAAGGCCGGCCGGTGATGCTCGATTTCTATGCCGACTGGTGCGTCAGCTGCAAGGAAATGGAACGCTTCAGCTTCAGCGATGCCCGCGTGGTAAGTGCGCTCAAGGACACCCTGCTGCTGCAGGCCGACGTCACCGCCAACAGCCCGGCCGACCAGGCCTTGCTCAAGCGATTCGGCCTGTTCGGGCCGCCGGGCATCGTCTTCTTCGACCGCAACGGGCAGGAGATCCGCAGCACGCGGGTCGTCGGTTACCAGAAGGCGGACGACTTCCTCGCGACGCTTTCCCGGCGCGCCGAATAA
- the cutA gene encoding divalent-cation tolerance protein CutA has translation MPEPVLIVLCNLPDADSAASVARMLVERRLAACVNILAPARSVYRWKNEIEQAEEIPLLIKTTATRYAALEVALIEAHPYEVPEILAFEARSGAPAYLQWVVECTVPDDQLPDGL, from the coding sequence ATGCCCGAGCCGGTCCTGATCGTCCTGTGCAACCTGCCGGATGCCGATAGCGCGGCGAGCGTCGCGCGCATGCTGGTGGAACGTCGGCTCGCCGCGTGCGTCAACATCCTTGCACCGGCGCGGTCGGTGTATCGCTGGAAGAACGAGATCGAGCAGGCCGAGGAAATCCCGCTGCTGATCAAGACCACCGCGACGCGCTATGCGGCACTCGAAGTTGCGCTGATCGAAGCGCACCCCTACGAAGTGCCTGAAATACTTGCCTTCGAGGCACGCAGTGGCGCACCGGCATACCTGCAGTGGGTGGTCGAGTGCACCGTCCCCGATGACCAACTGCCCGATGGGCTATGA
- a CDS encoding PsiF family protein — MKKLVVLAAALATQFALIPAHAAEEAKKPPTAQQQKMADCNKQATGMKGDERKKFMSNCLSAKPEAAASAPAAAKAPEAKAAAAEAKPATQQEKMAACNKLATGKKGDERKAFMSECLSAKPDAAASAPAAKPAK, encoded by the coding sequence ATGAAGAAGCTTGTCGTTCTGGCTGCCGCACTGGCCACGCAGTTCGCACTGATTCCCGCCCATGCGGCCGAGGAAGCCAAGAAGCCGCCCACCGCGCAGCAGCAGAAGATGGCCGATTGCAACAAGCAGGCCACCGGCATGAAAGGTGACGAGCGCAAGAAGTTCATGAGCAACTGTCTGAGCGCGAAGCCCGAGGCCGCCGCATCCGCACCCGCCGCAGCCAAGGCACCGGAAGCCAAGGCCGCCGCGGCGGAGGCCAAACCCGCGACGCAGCAGGAGAAGATGGCCGCGTGCAACAAGCTGGCGACCGGCAAGAAGGGCGACGAACGCAAGGCGTTCATGAGCGAGTGCCTCAGCGCCAAACCGGACGCAGCCGCGTCGGCACCTGCCGCCAAGCCCGCCAAGTAA
- the hprK gene encoding HPr(Ser) kinase/phosphatase, whose product MRRTSVGRIFEDNRERLGLSHLAGPLDVEVQVPNEKVWPAELVGHLNIIHPNRIQVMGEAELAWIRRQARDKVQHQLESILLAHPPAMIVADGCEVPPLILNAFESARVAMFTTPAETARVIDSLRIYLARNLAEKTSLHGVFMDVLGLGVLITGDSGAGKSELALELISRGHGLVADDVVEVSRIAPGVLEGRCPPMLKDFLEVRGLGILNIRTIFGETACRRKMKLKLVVHLHRQLRGESAQMPRLPLEDDVQDIVGVPTRRVTLPVAAGRNLAVLLEAAVRNTILQLRGIDSMQEFVDRQRNALDTDDDEL is encoded by the coding sequence ATGCGTCGAACTAGCGTCGGACGCATCTTCGAGGACAACCGCGAACGCCTCGGCCTGAGCCACCTCGCCGGTCCGCTGGATGTCGAGGTGCAGGTCCCGAACGAGAAGGTCTGGCCGGCCGAACTGGTCGGCCACCTCAACATCATCCACCCGAACCGCATCCAGGTGATGGGCGAGGCCGAACTGGCCTGGATCCGCCGCCAGGCGCGCGACAAGGTGCAGCACCAGCTCGAAAGCATCCTGCTCGCGCACCCGCCGGCGATGATCGTGGCGGATGGCTGCGAGGTGCCGCCGCTTATCCTCAACGCTTTCGAAAGCGCGCGTGTGGCGATGTTCACCACGCCGGCGGAAACCGCGCGGGTGATCGACTCCTTGCGCATCTATCTGGCGCGCAATCTGGCCGAGAAGACGTCGCTGCACGGCGTATTCATGGACGTGCTCGGGCTTGGCGTGCTGATCACCGGGGATTCCGGCGCAGGCAAGTCCGAACTGGCGCTGGAACTGATCTCGCGCGGCCACGGACTGGTCGCCGATGACGTTGTCGAAGTCTCCCGCATCGCGCCCGGCGTGCTTGAAGGGCGCTGCCCGCCGATGCTCAAGGACTTCCTTGAGGTCCGCGGACTCGGCATCCTGAACATCCGCACCATCTTCGGTGAGACCGCCTGCCGCCGGAAGATGAAGCTCAAGCTCGTCGTGCACCTGCATCGCCAGCTGCGCGGCGAGAGCGCGCAGATGCCGCGCCTGCCGCTCGAAGACGACGTGCAGGACATCGTCGGCGTGCCGACCCGCCGTGTGACCCTTCCAGTGGCGGCGGGTCGCAACCTGGCCGTGTTGCTCGAAGCAGCGGTGCGAAATACGATTCTTCAATTGCGTGGAATAGACTCGATGCAGGAGTTCGTCGACCGGCAACGGAACGCGCTCGACACCGACGACGACGAGCTCTGA